A region from the Alnus glutinosa chromosome 5, dhAlnGlut1.1, whole genome shotgun sequence genome encodes:
- the LOC133869206 gene encoding uncharacterized protein LOC133869206, translating into MEGEQRSKRISSSSSSPSLCGSDEEELQQMLLTPPPWKSSKRLSKQLSMCETSRDIAWERRRRQILRQERKKNGINNDSDDLTDEDLHELKGCIELGFGFNEEDGQRLCGTLPALDLYFAVNRQLSTSPVSTPQSRNSTSSLEGRSSSFESPRSDSDSWKICGPGDDPQQVKTKLRHWAQAVACSVMQSF; encoded by the exons atggAGGGTGAGCAACGGTCGAAGAGAAtttcgtcgtcgtcgtcgtcgccGTCGTTGTGCGGGTCAGATGAGGAAGAGCTGCAGCAAATGCTACTGACGCCGCCACCATGGAAGAGCAGCAAGCGCTTGTCGAAGCAGCTTTCCATGTGCGAGACCTCGCGGGACATTGCGTGGGAGAGGCGGCGCCGTCAGATTCTTCGACAGGAGCGCAAGAAGAACGGCATTAACAACGATTCCGACGACCTCACTGACGAGGACTTGCATGAGCTCAAAGGGTGCATAGAGCTTGGGTTCGGGTTCAACGAGGAAGATGGTCAGAGACTATGCGGCACTTTGCCGGCTCTCGACCTTTACTTTGCGGTCAATCGACAACTGTCAACGAGTCCTGTCTCGACGCCGCAGAGCCGTAACTCAACATCGTCTCTTGAGGGACGGTCTTCATCTTTCGAGAGCCCAAGGAGTGATTCCGATTCATGGAAGATCTGCGGTCCCG GGGATGATCCTCAGCAAGTAAAAACCAAGTTGAGGCATTGGGCGCAAGCCGTTGCTTGTTCTGTGATGCAGTCCTTCTGA
- the LOC133869415 gene encoding uncharacterized protein LOC133869415, giving the protein MTSLLFSPFRFTFTSSNSCFPFSSTSLSSPRRVCTQPSNSMSETTVPEDGDGVKADKSDVLIQYVVLRRDLIDTWPLGSVVTQACHASVCAVWSHKDDPHTVEYCSPQNIDSMHKVTLEVKGEPQILNLSEKLTAGGITHKLWIEQPENIPTCLATRPYPKSVVSSFFKKLKLCK; this is encoded by the coding sequence ATGACATCTCTTCTCTTCTCGCCATTTCGTTTCACTTTCACATCCTCCAACTCTTGCTTTCCCTTCTCAAGCACTAGCCTTTCCTCTCCCCGCCGTGTCTGTACTCAGCCTTCGAACTCAATGAGTGAAACCACCGTACCAGAGGACGGCGACGGTGTAAAGGCGGATAAGTCTGACGTGCTCATCCAGTACGTGGTGCTCCGGCGAGACCTGATTGACACATGGCCGCTCGGGAGCGTGGTGACACAGGCCTGCCATGCCTCCGTTTGTGCTGTCTGGTCCCACAAGGACGATCCTCACACCGTCGAGTATTGTAGTCCCCAAAACATTGATTCTATGCATAAGGTCACTCTTGAGGTGAAAGGTGAGCCTCAGATCTTGAACTTGTCAGAAAAGCTCACAGCTGGTGGCATCACTCATAAACTGTGGATAGAACAACCTGAAAACATTCCAACTTGCCTTGCTACCAGGCCCTATCCCAAATCTGTAGTATCATCATTTTTCAAGAAGTTGAAACTCTGTAAGTGA